A portion of the Pectobacterium brasiliense genome contains these proteins:
- the yihA gene encoding ribosome biogenesis GTP-binding protein YihA/YsxC, whose product MTQQYNYHMTRFIISAPDIRHLATDSGIEVAFAGRSNAGKSSALNTLTNQKNLARTSKTPGRTQLINLFQVVDGVRLVDLPGYGYAEVPEQMKIKWQRALGEYLQKRNSLKGLVVLMDIRHPLKDLDQQMIQWAVDVQLPVLVLLTKADKLASGARKTQLNMVREAVLPFMGDIQVEAFSSLKKLGVDKLRQKLDNWFSTLEHAEEEQEAE is encoded by the coding sequence GTGACCCAGCAATATAACTACCACATGACGCGTTTTATCATCAGCGCCCCGGATATTCGCCATCTGGCAACAGATAGCGGTATTGAAGTGGCCTTTGCTGGGCGCTCTAATGCCGGAAAATCCAGCGCACTGAACACGCTGACCAACCAGAAAAACCTGGCACGAACCAGTAAAACGCCAGGCCGTACTCAGTTGATTAACCTGTTTCAGGTGGTAGACGGCGTGCGTTTGGTCGACCTTCCCGGCTATGGCTATGCCGAAGTGCCGGAGCAAATGAAGATCAAATGGCAACGTGCGCTCGGTGAATACCTGCAAAAGCGTAACAGCCTTAAGGGTCTGGTTGTGCTGATGGATATTCGCCATCCGCTGAAAGATCTCGATCAGCAAATGATTCAGTGGGCTGTTGATGTCCAGCTTCCAGTCTTAGTGCTGCTGACCAAAGCCGATAAGCTGGCTTCAGGCGCGCGTAAGACACAGTTGAACATGGTTCGCGAGGCTGTCTTGCCATTTATGGGTGATATTCAGGTCGAAGCATTTTCGTCACTGAAAAAGCTCGGCGTCGACAAACTACGGCAGAAATTGGATAACTGGTTCAGCACGTTGGAACACGCTGAAGAAGAACAAGAAGCAGAGTAA
- the glnL gene encoding nitrogen regulation protein NR(II) — protein MATGTLPDAGQILNSLINSILLLDNDLAIHYSNPAAQQLLAQSSRKLSGTPLPDLLGYFSLNVDLLRESLDSGQGFTDNEVTLVVDGKAHIMSLTAQRVQNDFILLEMAPMDNQRRLSQEQLQHAQQQAARDLVRGLAHEIKNPLGGLRGAAQLLAKALPDPALTEYTKVIIEQADRLRNLVDRLLGPQQPGLHVTQSIHQVAERVCQLVSLEKPDNVTLVKDYDPSLPELTHDPDQIEQVLLNITRNALQALGEEGGTITIRTRTAFQLTLHGVRYRLAARIDVEDDGPGVPAQLQDTLFYPMVSGREGGTGLGLSIARSLIDQHSGKIEFNSWPGHTEFSVYLPIRQ, from the coding sequence ATGGCAACAGGCACGCTGCCCGATGCTGGGCAGATCCTAAATTCCCTGATAAACAGCATCTTATTGCTGGATAACGATCTGGCGATTCACTATTCCAACCCGGCAGCACAGCAATTACTGGCACAAAGCTCGCGTAAATTATCCGGCACGCCGCTGCCTGATTTGCTGGGATATTTTTCTCTGAATGTCGATTTGCTGCGTGAAAGTCTGGATTCAGGGCAAGGTTTTACGGATAACGAAGTCACCCTCGTCGTGGATGGTAAAGCGCACATCATGTCGCTCACTGCCCAGCGGGTACAAAACGATTTTATCCTACTGGAAATGGCGCCGATGGATAACCAGCGCCGCCTCAGTCAGGAACAGCTGCAACATGCACAACAACAGGCCGCCCGTGATTTGGTCCGGGGTCTGGCGCATGAGATAAAAAATCCGCTTGGCGGATTGCGGGGTGCCGCGCAGTTGCTTGCTAAAGCACTGCCCGACCCAGCATTGACGGAATATACCAAGGTCATCATTGAACAGGCGGATCGCCTGCGCAATCTGGTAGATCGCCTGCTGGGGCCACAGCAACCCGGCCTGCACGTCACCCAAAGCATCCATCAGGTCGCTGAACGCGTTTGTCAGCTTGTCTCACTGGAAAAGCCAGATAACGTGACGCTGGTGAAAGACTATGACCCTAGCCTGCCAGAACTGACGCACGACCCCGATCAAATTGAACAGGTACTGCTGAATATTACCCGCAACGCGCTACAGGCGCTGGGCGAGGAAGGCGGAACGATTACGATACGTACCCGCACGGCTTTTCAGCTTACGTTACACGGTGTGCGCTATCGTCTCGCCGCGCGTATTGACGTGGAAGATGACGGCCCCGGCGTACCGGCTCAACTACAGGACACACTGTTTTACCCGATGGTGAGCGGACGCGAAGGGGGCACGGGTTTGGGGCTTTCCATCGCCCGCAGTCTTATCGACCAACACTCCGGTAAAATTGAATTTAACAGTTGGCCAGGACACACCGAATTCTCGGTTTACCTGCCCATTCGCCAGTGA
- the polA gene encoding DNA polymerase I translates to MAQIAENPLILVDGSSYLYRAYHAFPPLTNSAGEATGAMYGVLNMLRSLLLQYQPSHVAVVFDAKGKTFRDELFENYKAHRPPMPEDLREQIEPLHQMVKAMGLPLLAVSGVEADDVIGTLAVQAEKAGKPVLISTGDKDMAQLVTPSVTLINTMNNSILGPQEVCDKYGIPPELIIDFLALMGDASDNIPGVPGVGEKTAQALLQGLGGLDSLYANLDKIAGLSFRGAKTMAPKLEQHKDVAYLSYQLATIKTDVELELSCDQLTVNELDVDELHRLFSRYEFKRWLSDIESGTWMQGKKSSQPVQAVSNAVVEQVAEEDNAPTLSADGYVTILDEKTLLDWVERLKLAEVFAFDTETDGLDTLTANLIGLSFAIKPGEAAYLPLAHDYLDAPEQLDRTKVLALFKPLLEDEKLLKIGQNLKFDKGVMQRYDIDLRGIAFDTMLESYVLDSVAGRHDMDSLAERYLSHKTITFEEIAGKGKNQLTFNQIALEQAGPYAAEDADVTLHLHQKLWGKLQPHADLCQVFQTIDMPLVPVLSRIERTGVLIDPAILAEHSKELTIRLAELETQAYELAGEEFNLSSTKQLQGILYEKQKLPILKKTPKGAPSTNEEVLAELALDYPLPKLILEYRGLAKLKSTYTDKLPLMINPATKRVHTSYHQAVTATGRLSSSDPNLQNIPVRNDEGRRIRQAFIAPKGYSIVAADYSQIELRIMAHLSGDKGLLNAFANGLDIHRATASEVFGIALDKVTSEQRRSAKAINFGLIYGMSAFGLSRQLNIPRSESQKYMNLYFERYPGVQDYMERTRQQAAEHGYVSTLDGRRLYLPDIHSRNAMARKGAERAAINAPMQGTAADIIKKAMIAIDDWLQKDTPKVKMIMQVHDELVFEIHDSVIEESISKIKALMEGCMQLNVPLQVDIGTGMNWDEAH, encoded by the coding sequence ATGGCTCAGATTGCAGAAAATCCTTTAATACTGGTAGACGGTTCATCCTATTTGTATCGTGCTTATCACGCTTTCCCACCGTTAACAAACAGCGCGGGAGAAGCCACTGGTGCAATGTATGGCGTACTGAATATGCTACGCAGTTTGCTGCTGCAATATCAGCCCAGCCACGTTGCCGTCGTTTTTGATGCGAAAGGGAAAACGTTTCGCGATGAACTATTCGAAAATTATAAGGCTCACCGCCCACCGATGCCGGAGGATCTACGCGAGCAAATAGAGCCTCTGCATCAGATGGTGAAAGCAATGGGGTTGCCGCTTCTGGCGGTTTCCGGCGTAGAAGCGGACGATGTGATTGGTACGCTCGCCGTTCAGGCTGAAAAAGCGGGTAAACCGGTGCTGATTAGTACCGGCGATAAAGATATGGCGCAGCTGGTGACGCCGAGCGTGACGCTCATTAATACCATGAATAACTCGATTCTTGGCCCACAGGAAGTGTGTGATAAGTACGGTATTCCTCCTGAGCTGATTATCGATTTTCTTGCGCTGATGGGAGATGCATCAGATAACATTCCCGGCGTACCTGGCGTGGGTGAAAAAACGGCTCAAGCGCTATTGCAAGGGCTTGGCGGGCTGGATTCGCTCTATGCCAATCTTGATAAAATTGCCGGGCTTTCCTTCCGTGGTGCGAAAACCATGGCGCCGAAGCTGGAACAGCACAAAGACGTGGCCTACCTCTCTTATCAGCTAGCCACCATTAAAACGGATGTCGAGCTGGAGCTTAGCTGCGATCAGCTCACCGTTAACGAGCTGGATGTGGATGAGCTGCATCGTCTCTTTTCCCGCTATGAATTTAAACGCTGGTTATCGGATATTGAATCCGGTACCTGGATGCAGGGTAAAAAGAGCAGCCAGCCTGTCCAGGCTGTCAGTAACGCGGTGGTTGAGCAAGTTGCTGAAGAAGATAATGCGCCTACACTTTCTGCCGACGGTTATGTCACGATTCTTGATGAAAAAACGCTGCTCGATTGGGTTGAGCGTTTAAAGCTGGCTGAAGTTTTCGCTTTTGATACGGAAACCGACGGGCTGGATACACTCACCGCTAATCTGATTGGGTTGTCATTCGCCATTAAGCCGGGTGAAGCCGCTTATTTGCCGCTGGCGCATGACTACCTGGATGCGCCGGAACAGTTGGATCGCACCAAAGTGCTGGCCTTGTTCAAACCGCTGCTGGAAGATGAGAAGCTGCTTAAGATTGGTCAGAATCTCAAATTTGATAAAGGCGTGATGCAGCGGTATGACATCGATTTACGCGGCATCGCGTTTGATACCATGCTGGAATCTTATGTGCTCGACAGCGTGGCGGGCCGCCACGATATGGATAGCCTGGCCGAACGCTATCTGAGCCACAAAACCATTACCTTTGAAGAGATCGCGGGTAAGGGAAAAAATCAGCTGACGTTTAATCAGATTGCACTGGAACAGGCTGGGCCTTATGCAGCCGAGGATGCGGACGTTACGCTGCATCTGCACCAGAAGCTCTGGGGGAAACTCCAGCCGCATGCCGATCTGTGCCAGGTTTTCCAGACGATTGATATGCCGCTGGTGCCGGTTTTATCCCGCATCGAGCGTACAGGCGTGCTGATCGATCCTGCTATTCTCGCGGAACACTCAAAAGAGCTCACAATCCGTCTGGCAGAGCTGGAAACACAAGCCTATGAGCTGGCGGGCGAAGAGTTCAATCTCTCATCGACCAAGCAGCTACAGGGTATTCTGTATGAAAAGCAAAAGCTGCCGATTCTGAAGAAAACGCCAAAAGGCGCACCGTCAACCAATGAGGAAGTGCTGGCTGAACTGGCGCTGGATTACCCTCTGCCGAAGTTGATCCTGGAATATCGTGGGTTGGCCAAGCTGAAATCTACTTACACCGATAAGCTGCCGTTGATGATCAATCCGGCGACGAAGCGTGTTCATACGTCTTATCATCAGGCTGTTACTGCGACTGGGCGCTTGTCTTCCAGTGATCCGAACCTGCAAAACATCCCGGTTCGTAATGACGAAGGGCGCCGTATTCGTCAGGCATTCATTGCGCCGAAGGGCTACAGCATTGTGGCGGCGGACTACTCGCAAATCGAACTGCGCATCATGGCGCACCTATCGGGTGATAAAGGGCTGTTGAACGCGTTTGCGAACGGGTTGGATATCCACCGTGCAACGGCGTCAGAAGTGTTTGGCATCGCACTGGATAAGGTGACATCGGAACAGCGTCGCAGTGCGAAAGCGATTAACTTCGGTCTGATCTACGGCATGAGCGCGTTTGGCTTGTCGCGTCAGTTGAATATTCCCCGTAGCGAATCGCAGAAATACATGAACCTGTATTTTGAACGTTACCCAGGTGTGCAGGATTACATGGAACGTACGCGCCAACAGGCCGCAGAGCATGGCTATGTGTCCACATTGGATGGTCGTCGTCTCTATCTGCCCGATATCCATTCTCGTAATGCGATGGCGCGTAAAGGCGCAGAACGTGCGGCGATTAACGCCCCAATGCAGGGCACCGCCGCCGATATTATTAAGAAAGCAATGATCGCGATTGACGATTGGCTACAGAAAGACACGCCGAAGGTGAAGATGATCATGCAGGTTCACGATGAATTGGTTTTCGAGATTCATGATTCGGTTATTGAAGAATCCATTAGTAAAATCAAAGCATTAATGGAAGGTTGTATGCAATTGAATGTTCCGTTACAGGTAGACATCGGTACGGGCATGAACTGGGATGAAGCACATTAA
- a CDS encoding YshB family small membrane protein, whose protein sequence is MLDSLISAATLSVATHGAEIGSAASHSPQAAIAAVLCAALINFFS, encoded by the coding sequence ATGCTGGATTCATTGATTTCTGCGGCAACGCTTTCCGTTGCAACACACGGCGCTGAAATTGGCTCCGCGGCAAGCCATTCGCCACAGGCTGCTATTGCCGCCGTTTTGTGTGCCGCACTGATTAACTTCTTTAGTTAA
- the glnG gene encoding nitrogen regulation protein NR(I) — protein sequence MQRGIVWIVDDDSSIRWVLERALAGAGLTCATFENGNQVLHALATQTPDVLLSDIRMPGMDGLALLQQIKQRHPMLPVIIMTAHSDLDAAVSAYQQGAFDYLPKPFDIDEAVALVERAISHYLEQQQPVRSQPINGPTTDIIGEAPAMQDVFRIIGRLSRSSISVLINGESGTGKELVAHALHRHSPRTKAPFIALNMAAIPKDLIESELFGHEKGAFTGANQIRQGRFEQADGGTLFLDEIGDMPLDVQTRLLRVLADGQFYRVGGYAAVKVDVRIIAATHQNLEQRVQEGKFREDLFHRLNVIRVHLPPLRERREDIPRLARYFLQATAKELGVEPKNLHPEAETALTRLPWPGNVRQLENTCRWLTVMAAGQEVLIQDLPPELFETTAPDSTVHILPDSWATLLAQWADRALRSGHQNLLAEAQPEMERTLLTTALRHTQGHKQEAARLLGWGRNTLTRKLKELGME from the coding sequence ATGCAACGAGGGATAGTCTGGATTGTCGATGACGATAGCTCCATCCGTTGGGTGCTTGAGCGCGCGCTTGCTGGTGCGGGTTTAACCTGCGCAACGTTTGAGAACGGAAATCAGGTACTGCATGCGCTGGCGACACAAACGCCCGATGTTCTGCTGTCCGACATCCGTATGCCAGGGATGGATGGATTAGCGCTCTTACAGCAAATCAAACAGCGCCACCCAATGCTCCCGGTCATCATTATGACGGCACATTCCGATCTGGATGCCGCCGTCAGCGCTTATCAACAGGGTGCGTTCGACTATTTGCCGAAGCCATTCGATATTGATGAAGCCGTTGCGCTGGTTGAGCGCGCGATCAGCCATTATCTGGAACAGCAACAGCCGGTACGCAGCCAACCGATCAATGGCCCGACGACGGATATTATCGGCGAAGCGCCCGCGATGCAGGATGTCTTTCGCATCATCGGTCGCCTGTCTCGCTCGTCAATCAGTGTGCTGATTAATGGCGAGTCGGGGACGGGTAAAGAGTTGGTCGCGCACGCTCTGCATCGCCACAGCCCTCGGACCAAAGCCCCTTTTATCGCACTGAATATGGCCGCCATTCCCAAGGATCTGATCGAATCAGAACTGTTCGGCCATGAAAAAGGCGCGTTTACAGGCGCAAACCAGATTCGTCAGGGCCGCTTTGAGCAAGCCGATGGCGGTACGCTGTTTCTGGATGAAATCGGCGATATGCCGCTAGACGTACAAACACGTCTGTTGCGCGTATTGGCAGACGGACAGTTTTACCGCGTTGGCGGCTATGCTGCGGTAAAAGTGGATGTTCGTATTATCGCGGCAACGCACCAAAATCTTGAACAACGCGTGCAAGAAGGCAAGTTCCGTGAGGATCTGTTTCACCGCCTGAATGTGATCCGCGTCCATCTGCCACCGCTGCGCGAACGTCGGGAAGATATCCCCCGTCTGGCGCGTTATTTCTTGCAGGCCACCGCCAAAGAACTGGGCGTCGAGCCGAAGAATCTGCATCCAGAAGCGGAAACGGCGCTAACTCGTTTACCGTGGCCCGGCAACGTGCGCCAATTGGAAAATACCTGCCGCTGGTTGACGGTCATGGCCGCTGGTCAGGAAGTGCTGATTCAGGATCTGCCGCCTGAACTGTTCGAGACCACTGCGCCTGATTCCACCGTGCATATTCTGCCGGACAGTTGGGCCACGCTGTTGGCACAATGGGCCGATCGCGCGCTGCGTTCTGGTCATCAAAACCTATTGGCAGAGGCACAGCCGGAAATGGAAAGGACGCTGCTGACGACGGCTCTACGACATACGCAGGGGCATAAACAGGAAGCGGCAAGATTGCTGGGATGGGGCAGAAATACCCTGACGCGTAAATTAAAAGAGCTGGGAATGGAGTAG
- the hemN gene encoding oxygen-independent coproporphyrinogen III oxidase, translating into MSIPSVDWDLALIQKYNYSGPRYTSYPTALEFSEAYDEPAFQQAIARYPQRPLSLYIHIPFCHRLCYFCGCNKLVTRQQHKADEYLDVLELEIRQRAPLFVGRTVTQLHWGGGTPTYLNKVQISRLMSLLREQFSFSDQAELSLEVDPREIELDVLDHLRAEGFNRLSMGVQDFNKDVQKLVNREQDEDFIFALIERAKALGFTSTNIDLIYGLPKQTPESFAFTLQRVAELSPHRLSVFNYAHLPSLFAAQRKIKEADLPSAEQKLDILQQTIGSLTQSGYQFIGMDHFARPDDELAVAQREGKLHRNFQGYTTQGDSDLLGMGVSAISMIGDSYAQNQKELKQYYAQVKDQGNGLWRGLQLTRDDCLRRDVIKTLICNFQLSYAPIEAEYAIDFKTYFEQDLALLAPLVADGLVESQEDGLMVTPKGRLLIRNICMCFDVYLRSKLRTQQFSRVI; encoded by the coding sequence ATGTCGATACCGTCCGTTGACTGGGATCTGGCCCTGATTCAAAAATATAACTATTCCGGGCCGCGTTATACGTCTTATCCCACAGCGTTAGAATTCAGTGAAGCTTACGATGAGCCGGCGTTTCAGCAGGCCATTGCCCGTTATCCGCAGCGACCGCTGTCGCTGTATATCCACATCCCTTTTTGCCATCGGCTGTGCTATTTCTGCGGCTGTAATAAGCTGGTTACGCGTCAGCAGCATAAAGCGGATGAATACCTTGATGTGCTGGAGCTGGAAATCCGCCAGCGTGCGCCGCTATTCGTTGGACGAACGGTGACGCAATTGCATTGGGGTGGCGGTACACCAACCTATCTGAATAAAGTACAAATCAGCCGACTGATGTCGCTGCTGCGCGAGCAGTTCTCTTTTTCCGATCAGGCTGAGCTGTCGCTTGAAGTCGATCCGCGAGAAATTGAGCTGGACGTCCTCGATCATCTGCGTGCCGAAGGGTTTAACCGCCTGAGCATGGGCGTGCAGGATTTTAATAAAGACGTGCAGAAGCTGGTCAATCGTGAGCAGGATGAAGACTTTATTTTCGCCCTTATTGAACGGGCAAAAGCGCTGGGTTTCACCTCAACCAATATCGATTTGATTTACGGCCTGCCGAAACAAACGCCGGAAAGCTTCGCCTTTACGCTACAGCGCGTTGCAGAATTAAGCCCGCATCGGCTTAGCGTCTTTAACTATGCGCATTTACCGAGCCTGTTTGCCGCGCAGCGCAAGATTAAAGAAGCGGATCTACCGAGCGCGGAGCAAAAGCTGGATATTCTGCAACAGACGATTGGGTCGCTGACGCAATCGGGTTATCAGTTTATCGGTATGGATCACTTTGCTCGCCCAGACGATGAGCTGGCGGTGGCGCAGCGAGAAGGGAAACTGCATCGCAATTTCCAGGGCTATACGACGCAGGGCGACAGCGATCTGCTTGGGATGGGTGTGTCGGCGATTAGTATGATCGGTGATAGCTATGCTCAGAACCAGAAAGAGCTGAAGCAGTATTATGCGCAGGTCAAAGACCAAGGGAATGGCTTGTGGCGTGGGTTACAGCTGACGCGTGATGACTGCCTCCGCCGCGATGTGATTAAGACGCTCATTTGTAATTTCCAGCTCAGCTATGCGCCCATTGAGGCGGAATATGCTATCGATTTTAAAACCTACTTTGAGCAGGATTTAGCACTGCTTGCTCCGCTGGTGGCCGATGGGCTGGTCGAGAGTCAGGAAGACGGGCTGATGGTGACGCCGAAGGGACGGTTGCTGATCCGCAATATCTGTATGTGCTTTGACGTTTATCTACGCAGCAAGCTCAGAACACAGCAATTTTCCCGCGTGATTTAA
- the yihI gene encoding Der GTPase-activating protein YihI: MNRPVKGAADKAGKPKVKRKTREELEREARERKKDKKHRGNASGSRTQEKASTDQRSGQRKVADPRIGSKKPVQLGVLDSAVAKPKPKSKPSEPVEKVVAAKPTMSPEEELEMLENDARLDALLDRLDSGETLSAKDQSWVDETLDRIDILMEELGIELGDDDEEEQQEDMLQLLKRNSPKDTF; this comes from the coding sequence ATGAACCGACCTGTCAAAGGGGCTGCCGATAAGGCAGGGAAACCCAAAGTAAAAAGAAAGACCCGCGAAGAGCTGGAGCGTGAAGCGCGCGAGCGGAAAAAAGATAAAAAGCATCGTGGCAATGCGTCGGGCAGCCGAACTCAGGAAAAAGCCTCTACCGATCAGCGTTCTGGTCAGCGTAAAGTTGCCGATCCGCGTATCGGCAGCAAAAAGCCGGTACAGCTTGGTGTGTTAGACAGCGCTGTGGCTAAACCTAAGCCTAAATCGAAGCCTTCTGAGCCTGTGGAGAAAGTCGTTGCTGCGAAGCCGACAATGTCGCCGGAAGAAGAGCTGGAAATGTTAGAAAACGATGCGCGCCTGGATGCCTTGTTGGATCGTCTGGATAGCGGCGAGACGCTAAGCGCCAAAGATCAGTCATGGGTTGATGAAACGCTGGATCGTATCGACATCCTGATGGAAGAGCTTGGAATCGAGCTGGGTGATGATGACGAAGAAGAGCAGCAGGAAGATATGTTGCAGCTTTTGAAACGTAATAGCCCGAAAGACACGTTCTAA